The following proteins come from a genomic window of Nitrosopumilus sp.:
- a CDS encoding helix-turn-helix domain-containing protein has protein sequence MTDGIIMKDGDEDIEIISTEDDRIKIIGEIFSNDSSRKILKTISKGNEMTANEIAQENEISLALAIHHLKRMQSAGMIKVSKTGISAKGQEMKYYVSTNQSFLITSEESTNSLVESLKKFSKFAAIGMAGVVSWFALKPNQGNLDIQPHDSGMKSSIDEFAISEDEVEFSESIAEPVPEPEPQPEPEPEIEYWDSADTDAVFTGSASADRTVYPQPFDSLNDGGVESLVVAMVVSVSVVIGGIVLERILARLYNKRRQNKKLRDRLP, from the coding sequence ATGACAGATGGAATTATCATGAAAGACGGGGATGAAGACATAGAGATCATCTCAACAGAAGATGATAGAATAAAGATCATCGGTGAGATATTTAGCAATGACTCTAGCAGAAAAATTTTGAAGACAATCTCAAAAGGCAACGAAATGACTGCAAACGAGATTGCACAAGAAAATGAAATATCCCTAGCATTGGCAATACATCACCTAAAAAGAATGCAGTCTGCAGGAATGATCAAAGTATCCAAAACAGGAATTTCCGCAAAGGGTCAGGAAATGAAATATTATGTTTCTACAAACCAGTCTTTTCTCATTACTTCAGAAGAATCAACCAATTCACTTGTGGAATCATTGAAAAAGTTCTCCAAATTTGCAGCAATAGGAATGGCAGGAGTTGTGTCATGGTTTGCGCTAAAACCAAATCAGGGGAATTTGGACATACAACCTCACGATTCAGGGATGAAATCATCCATAGATGAATTTGCAATTTCAGAGGATGAGGTAGAATTTTCAGAATCAATTGCCGAGCCCGTTCCGGAACCTGAACCGCAGCCAGAACCTGAACCGGAAATAGAGTATTGGGATTCAGCAGACACTGATGCTGTATTTACAGGATCTGCTTCAGCAGACAGAACAGTATACCCACAACCGTTTGATTCTCTAAATGACGGAGGAGTTGAATCACTAGTTGTCGCAATGGTTGTTTCAGTCAGTGTTGTGATTGGAGGGATAGTTTTGGAGCGAATACTTGCAAGATTATACAATAAACGAAGGCAAAATAAAAAGTTGCGAGACAGATTGCCATGA
- a CDS encoding serpin family protein — translation MKTRLLIISGILSVIAVIVGMSVASPSINNFDDFVYQLKEPFDGAEPEEIVVPKSEYVVSKDSPINFSDYASLNSNDFGFKFYRHLSDSDENLFFSPISIDIVFAIIYESAQGETRENMHQLFEFEQDSEKRRLSYKNTIKNLNQKNPDFELNVKNGIWVSDMYEINPEYEKIVTNDYAASSQNVDFVSNHGVQTINQWVKENTNGKIEKIFEDNSTGPLTLMAATNTVYFNGLWEKQFPPGMTYERKFFVTPDNVQMIDMMKIKNYHFNYYEDDAVKIVELPYKSNRASMYLLQSFEMHQLKQLEDNLTANYFNELKSKLSEKMVSVIMPKFSMEMDYDLREILTEMGMTHPFSRELADLSGMANYPNIFIDEAVHKTAIDLHELGTEAAAATGAMAELQSGSPYTFNGNHPFIYIIQDHETDQILFMGRFVNPNH, via the coding sequence ATGAAGACTAGACTCTTGATCATTAGTGGAATCCTATCTGTAATTGCAGTTATTGTTGGCATGTCTGTTGCTAGTCCTTCGATAAATAATTTTGATGACTTTGTTTATCAACTAAAAGAACCCTTTGATGGGGCAGAACCTGAAGAAATAGTGGTGCCTAAATCTGAATATGTTGTAAGCAAAGACAGCCCGATTAATTTTTCTGATTATGCCTCATTAAACTCAAATGATTTTGGTTTCAAATTTTACAGACACTTATCTGATTCTGATGAAAACTTGTTTTTCTCACCTATTAGTATCGATATTGTTTTTGCAATAATTTATGAATCTGCACAAGGCGAGACTAGAGAAAACATGCATCAATTATTTGAGTTTGAGCAAGATTCTGAGAAAAGACGATTATCCTACAAAAATACAATTAAAAACCTAAACCAGAAAAACCCTGACTTTGAACTAAATGTCAAAAACGGAATCTGGGTTTCAGACATGTATGAAATAAACCCTGAATATGAAAAAATAGTTACAAATGACTATGCTGCATCCTCACAAAATGTTGATTTTGTTTCCAATCATGGAGTTCAAACCATAAATCAGTGGGTCAAAGAAAACACTAACGGCAAAATTGAAAAAATCTTTGAAGACAATAGCACTGGACCGCTGACTTTGATGGCGGCAACTAACACAGTTTACTTTAACGGGTTGTGGGAAAAACAATTTCCTCCTGGCATGACATATGAAAGGAAATTTTTTGTCACTCCTGACAATGTACAAATGATAGATATGATGAAGATTAAAAATTATCATTTTAATTATTATGAAGATGATGCAGTAAAAATTGTTGAGCTTCCTTACAAAAGTAACAGAGCATCCATGTATCTTTTGCAATCCTTTGAGATGCATCAGCTAAAACAGTTGGAAGACAATCTTACTGCAAATTATTTTAATGAGCTAAAATCCAAACTATCTGAAAAAATGGTATCAGTAATTATGCCAAAATTTTCAATGGAAATGGACTATGATCTTAGGGAAATCCTAACAGAAATGGGAATGACTCATCCATTTTCTAGAGAATTGGCTGATCTAAGTGGGATGGCAAATTATCCCAACATCTTCATAGATGAGGCCGTCCACAAGACTGCAATTGATCTTCATGAGTTGGGAACAGAGGCTGCTGCTGCAACTGGGGCAATGGCTGAGTTGCAATCAGGTTCTCCATACACGTTTAATGGCAATCATCCGTTTATCTATATTATACAGGACCATGAAACTGATCAAATATTGTTCATGGGAAGATTTGTTAATCCTAATCACTAA
- a CDS encoding SDR family oxidoreductase: MPKFQNKIALVTGSGTGIGKAIATKFIEEGASVIILGRRKEPLEEAAKELEGRIPQGINASVRIFAGVDVADETAMNNMFDELKKNNVTIDYIINNAGVSGPVTCFPNAPLDEFKSTIGIHLTGTFWGSVQALKVMKEGGKIITISTFFTEEKPLEQRPYRFRSPYTASQGAKNRLAELMSWELTDKGIISIATNPGPVHSDRIYKTVYPKAAAEFMRVSGFEDLSPVQVDEANRELLPLLGEDESVIKKGIIDAATKLANGKDASKLTETFTNLLNKIQTIAEKVQNNTSHMIANREFLSQGQVAETVLNLCDDEIAKIINGKVIPGDRVFYPVKPHIGTTAPGVHQPDFTGKAVVFTIDATDKADVERAEFLAQHVEKNGGKVACFISQDTPLELQEYISSKFHSHIVDIKNPDEVARWLNTAKTNIGDILGVIHVTGKLPDIPKLTEVSRAEWEALTEKFISTPATVAQRALEQFVPGGANDPRLYKDAKGAIMIIGPDLPIGKKVTGIQRAQVEVFRGALRPFTTTVNQELSDVLNSKIRMFTIFPGSVTGAEPNNQRIADAFNFLVTDNALSSAEIVFCVDETR; encoded by the coding sequence ATGCCAAAATTCCAAAATAAAATTGCCCTAGTTACAGGAAGCGGAACAGGAATAGGCAAAGCTATCGCTACAAAATTCATAGAAGAAGGAGCTAGTGTGATTATTCTTGGAAGAAGAAAAGAACCCTTAGAAGAAGCAGCAAAGGAACTTGAAGGAAGAATCCCTCAAGGAATAAACGCATCAGTTAGAATTTTTGCGGGGGTTGATGTTGCAGATGAAACAGCAATGAACAACATGTTTGATGAACTAAAAAAGAACAATGTCACTATAGATTACATAATTAACAATGCAGGAGTCTCAGGACCAGTAACATGTTTTCCAAATGCCCCACTTGATGAATTTAAAAGTACAATTGGAATTCATCTCACAGGTACGTTCTGGGGATCTGTTCAGGCTCTAAAAGTAATGAAAGAAGGTGGAAAAATTATTACAATATCCACATTCTTTACAGAAGAAAAACCACTAGAACAGAGACCTTATAGATTTAGAAGCCCATATACTGCATCCCAAGGAGCAAAAAATAGATTAGCAGAATTAATGTCATGGGAATTGACAGATAAAGGAATCATATCTATCGCTACAAATCCAGGTCCAGTGCATTCAGATAGAATTTACAAAACGGTTTACCCAAAAGCCGCAGCAGAGTTTATGCGGGTAAGCGGATTTGAAGATTTGTCCCCAGTGCAAGTTGATGAAGCAAACAGAGAATTACTCCCATTATTAGGAGAAGATGAAAGTGTAATTAAAAAAGGAATTATTGATGCTGCAACTAAACTTGCAAACGGCAAAGATGCATCCAAATTAACTGAAACATTTACCAATCTACTAAACAAAATTCAAACCATTGCAGAAAAGGTTCAAAACAACACATCTCATATGATTGCAAACAGAGAATTTCTTTCACAAGGACAAGTTGCTGAAACAGTTCTCAATCTATGTGACGATGAAATTGCAAAAATAATTAATGGAAAAGTAATTCCCGGAGATAGAGTATTTTATCCAGTTAAACCACATATAGGAACTACCGCACCAGGAGTACATCAACCAGACTTTACTGGAAAAGCAGTCGTGTTTACAATTGACGCGACAGACAAAGCAGATGTTGAAAGAGCTGAATTTTTAGCACAACATGTAGAGAAAAATGGCGGAAAAGTTGCATGCTTTATTTCTCAAGACACACCCTTAGAATTACAAGAATACATCAGCAGTAAATTCCACTCCCATATAGTAGACATCAAGAATCCTGATGAAGTTGCGAGGTGGTTAAACACAGCAAAAACAAACATCGGGGATATTTTAGGAGTTATTCATGTAACTGGAAAACTACCAGACATACCAAAATTAACAGAAGTATCAAGAGCAGAATGGGAGGCTTTAACTGAAAAATTCATTTCAACTCCAGCAACAGTTGCACAAAGAGCACTTGAACAATTTGTTCCAGGAGGAGCTAATGATCCTCGTCTTTACAAAGATGCTAAAGGAGCAATTATGATAATTGGGCCAGATTTGCCAATTGGAAAGAAAGTAACAGGAATACAGAGAGCACAAGTAGAGGTTTTCAGAGGAGCATTAAGACCATTTACAACCACAGTTAACCAAGAACTTAGTGACGTTCTAAATTCAAAAATTAGAATGTTTACAATTTTTCCAGGTTCAGTAACAGGTGCAGAACCAAACAATCAAAGAATTGCAGACGCATTTAATTTTCTAGTTACTGATAATGCTTTATCATCAGCAGAAATTGTTTTCTGTGTTGATGAAACAAGATAA